The genomic window catttcggattacttccttgtttagtcaagccaacTAAGGCAtttctggggtccgttcttcgtacctcgctaactaagttagctggatttgattgttgacgattttgcgggATCTTTGATcgttcggttcttcgaagctcatcctggacttgctgtcatagcaacaggtccgtaagcttaaacctgctcggaagcaggtttatctcatgtaaacaggatttaggctgcgatCCTGACAGGTTATGATTGGTGAAATGCAGAggttacatctgattggttaaagagcatgactgacacggactgactcacgtgggaaaagaaaagtgtCTTGCAAGAAAGTGCATATAAATATATGTGaatatatactaccgttcaaaagtttggggtcagtacatatttttttaaagaaattaataattgtattcaCCAAGGAagttattaagttaataattaaaaatgtattaaaagttaacaataaataatttacattgttatatatatatatatatcacaggttccgaaaaatatttggcagcacaactgttaatattagccaacattgatcattctaataataaatcagcatattggaatgatttctgaaggatcatgtgacacttaagactgaagtaaaagctgataaaaattcagcttttcatttcaagaataaattctattttaaagtatgtttatatatttaaatatatatatatatatatatatatatatatatatatatatatatatatatatataaacattattttatattgaaaaaacattttgcaatattactgtttttttatgtattttttaatcaaataaatgcagccttgatgagcataagagacttctttaaagactattacaagtcttactaacCTCAAGCTTTTGAACGGTTAgtgtataaaaaattataaataaataacatatcaaggaaaaaacatgtaacatgggctgcattaacgcatttaatttgttcactactttttgccagccctctctccttgcttttccagcctttgcagttttcccttgcgttttaattaaactctgaaactcctgaaatccctcaatcaagagttcttgctctgctgcagaaaaagaaaaaaatcacagagttgccgatcaatgtttctactatcgatacataCCCCCTTTTAaaccacccagtgatctcagatcacttcatccagctatactaatcatcaacatgAGGTGTGTttggagaaccggaatagcgagctcatagttagcgggatgatttgatcttggatgtgtcatttgatcttggatgtagtaagcgaggtacgaagaacggaccccaggtcaACTGCACTGTGCCATTGTATGAGcatactttgttcgttttctctacataatccattcataATAGAAGAAAAGTGTtatttgtctaagaggaccaaacgtccatgtataccgtttcaagaatgacagatgccagtttaaaaaatagagtaattcggctaaatatgcgcgattcATTGCTATGATGGACAGTAAAAactggaccaaacatctgacaagctgatggcaaaaagagcttaaatgattcagactaaatttagagtaacaaaactacagcgggaacaagtatggttaatagatcaatagattttagagttcaagataaaacttaaaagatgttattaaattttataaaatatttaatattcctatcgattcacattgagtgcattattaaattattataccataattatttaatatatttgtagtgaactatatattagtatttaaataatttacccttATAGGTGTCACGATATACactaaacacacgaacaacgacggagtaaaagtgaaggtatttaataatccaaatGAAGCAGGCAGAACCAGGAACACAACGTGGTAACATATAACGATCGACAAGACTTCAGtggaaacacacacattaaatagacatgttgattacaaacacaggtgtgggTGATGATGGGAACAAACCAAGTAACAGGAAACAGCGGGGGGgaatggatgggagaaaccaactaaaagtccaggggtgtgacattacacccccctcccggaaaaggCGCGTCCACGCGCCGACCGAACTACAAAGTCCTTAGGAGGGGGTTTGGGTGGAGGACGTTCTTCCGGAAGGGGGGCCAGGAATGAAGTCCAGGGTGGTGGCTGAATAATCCATGGTGgtgatgatggagggaggagccaaggaggagacgggagggatccggagcaggaggagccaggtgatacccagaccgcagccaagatggaaccccacggtggagccgatggagggaggagccatggtggagagtgggctgacgactccctggggccgaccgacggaggcggagcaggtggtggtagagcccgaggcggagacggagagccgatgatcccgggcgacaccgaggatccggagggccaaggtggaacccaaggctctggcgaccaaggcggaggcggagatccggaggtccgcggcggaaccggagcgacagaggactgaggctgtgccagagggatggaggagttccacggagccggtgggatggagcgacgaggcgtagccggaggagtggaatccttaggcgaaggtgggatgacgacagaccgaggcggagccggaaggacgatggagcgcggtgaagctggtggaccgacgggcgacggtggagacgagggagctgagagacggggtggagccgcaggttcggagggccgaggcggagtccgggactctgaggctggaggcggagatgaggaatcctccagccatgacgccgatggtgactggcatacctgcggcgaacccactgcacagatgttgagctgagggtgagcagaaggAATGACAGGTGGCAGTGGTGACATGGCTGAAACATTTTCGTTATTGAACTGATgtaactgagggagggtgggtgggaaattataACAGGTAGATAGTTCAGAGATTATAGAGAGTTCAGTCCAAACATCCTCAGAAATATCCATATCAGTCATAGAAAAATCCATAGTATTGTTCATAGCACAATGTCCCAGAATCCTATtttgctcaccctcagtggtggtgcagtgggtaatGCTGTCCGTAGCATTCTCAACCTCCACTGACCTCTCCACCGTCGCGGTTACTGaagccggctcacgcacctggtctGACGCCTCGTGCCACTCAGGCTCCGTGGCGATCAGCTGCTCTGTCGCTCCTCCTCGCGATGGCACGCTGGTCGCGGCGGGCGGTAGCTCTCCGTCAGCGGTGGGCTCTGGCTGGTCTTCCGCAGGTCGGGGTGGTgattggctgggttctgggtcgtgcTGCGAGACGTCTGCGTGGTGTGACTGGACGGAGTTGTAATCCTCCTCCGCTTCGTCAAGGCAAAGCTCTGAACCCCATGCACTCAGCAAGATGTTAATGTATTGAGTTAGGGTCCAGCATGGTTCACCTTTGGGCATGACGAAGCGGAGGTCATCATCCAGTCCACACCAAAATCCCTCCATAAGGCAGACGTCATCGCAGCTAGCAAGATGGCAAATGCTAATAAACTCCTCCACGTAGTCCTCAAGATCCCTGCCATCCTGGTAGATAAAGGTGGTATAACCTCCCAGAATGGCGTTTTCACTCCTTGGCCGGACGTTGATGGAAGCGAGTTTCATGACTGGAAAACTGTGcacacacaacggaaacaaaaaggacTGAAAAACAAACGCCAAAACAAAACGGTggaaatcacaaaaaataaacGGTTTGGGTCGATCGTTCTGTCACGATATACactaaacacacgaacaacgacggagtaaaagtgaaggtatttaataatccaaatGAAGCAGGCAGAACCAGGAACACAACATGGTAACATATAACGATCGACAAGACTTCAGtggaaacacacacattaaatagacatgttgattacaaacacaggtgtgggTGATGATGGGAACAAACCAAGTAACAGGAAACAGCGGGGGGGgaatggatgggagaaaccaactaaaagtccaggggtgtgacaataggctgtttgtgtgtgagcttaatgattttctgcacttgctatactatatacttaaggacggtaaaagtactacaatttattatactagtaattttataataaatcgaaaagcaagacgtcttgaaaaatttagggagtttaaaaggcagctgcataataaataatcctgtgctgccatcttttggttatattgggtaattccatattacgctccaaagtcaattgtcttctttctgtttcatatttcctgcactctaatatgagGTGTTCCACTCTTTCTTCATGCcggcaatattcacatttccctgtgccatgtttacctattttcagtaatgtttcatttaatcccgtgtgtccaaaccgaagccttgatattattgtctcttctcgctTACTCCTCCatgtacaccttatttctccatctctcctttgaatcttatgaaaccatcgttctttcctattttcttcccattgttgttgccattgtttctttaatttattttcaataataatttttgttcctctaataataactgtaaaatcaatttgattatttttagtaacttcctttgctattttatctgctatttcatttcccttaacttcataatgtattcaacgtcattactttgccaccaatgagatgagttgtgggagtaacgttatctcgacattattaatttacctacaaccaatgagaaggcatgtgggcggggcgacacgtgcagccccgccccagattcagccccgcctcgatctgcaggctgcagacacctacctgcagactttagctcCAGCCCTGCTTCGGAAAAGATGCCCGTAAAGTATCAAGTGCAACCTACGATATTAACTATTATTGATTcaggttggagctgaactttacaggatggtagatctccaggaacagaacAAACAATTAATGAGAAGTCCCGTAAGCTGAATCCTACCTGGCTCAAAACATTTAGTgaggatttttgttttgttttgtttaaaaaaaaaaaaaaaagttaaatccaaAAGTATTTTTTCATGAAAAGCATGTTGAAGGTAAGCAGATCATTTCTTTAAATGATAAGCCATTTCATAAGCTGTTTATTCAGCGTAGTAACGCCTCTCCTCAATTGACATTCGTTtaaaaaaaacggcctctggtctCTCTTCCCACGTATTAACAGACAAGAAgtgttataataaaataaatccatCAATGCTGATATTTGCATTGTAAAATTTAATAAGTTGACTTTACTTAGAAAAAGTGAGGAAACCTaatgtactaaaaaaataaagaacGTAAAAAGTGAAACAGGATTAgtatgttgtactgacaaatgtTTAGCTGGTTCACTTACATAAGAGTTCTAGTAACTAAAACAGAACTGTAAGGGGTCCTTGATCTTTAGTTAAGGTATGCTCTTGACTTAGTATTGCtactcccagaatgcattgcggtatgaataaattatgcaattgcttttttttttttttttgctaattttaTTTGCGGTCttagcacaacaaaaagagcaaataaaacagttattgttacaattaataaaataaacaaaattgaatTATTGCTATTGTTGTGATTTGCATGCTGAATGTTAAAGTCTGTCAACTAAACTAAACCCAACCCAACTAAAAGCTATTTTATtttgcactgctgcctctcactggtttattaatgttgttggttcctttgtggctacatgaatattttaagtaagtgTTACTTGAaacagtaagtaaattgttttacttgccttgaaagtagctgtaccttaataaaacctagtaagtGTAGCAACTAAGTAACGATAACTAACTATACCTGAACAGCCCTCAATTATAATTGCCAAAATACACAGACTGACAGCTAATTGTGCATCAATGTTATatcaaaattaaagaaaaaaaatgggaTCATGTCTCTTCGTCGTTGATGGTATGACCTAAGCCAGTgcttttcaaacctgtcctggaggcaTAATaaaggagacatacaaaatgtgcagggcaggggtgCCTCCAGGACAAGTTTGAAAAGCACTGACCTAGGTTTTTCAACCTGTTTGCCATCTGGTGGTGAATATAATGAATCACAACCAGTGGGGTAAACATTTGATTCTGGAATTTGTTACTGTGTAAGGAATTAATTCGgtgtattaaaataattaacataaaataaacatttattcatAAATTCTACAATAGGTCTATTTAAACAATGCCTAATTCCATATGCAAGGTTCACAGGGGCGTCATGCTTGTCATGTGACATATGTatgcttattagttttatttattttttcttttccttcTTCCGCTATTCCCAAATGTGTTAACTATATCATCAAATATCTGAATTCTCAAATATGTGTAAGTAAATACATTTTGCACCTTTATAGATCATGTATAAAGGGCAATAGACTAGCCTAATGTTAATGTAATCTATTTAAATACCATatcataaaatatgttcaatagGACTTTGTATTtaacatgattttttaaaattgtttattaGTGATAATTATATCACTTTCATTGTACAGAAAGAGAACGATCATTTTCACTAATTTCAGTCTAGCCAGAAACCAagcactctaaaaaaaaaaaaactctatttATAATTACTAAAGCTTTTTATACTGTGAATGAATACCCTACACCATACACTCTTCTGcactttgttgtttatgatgaggaaATTCGGCAGAGAGTGCTGGGGCTTGCTCATTTTGCAACAGTCACGTGGTTCTCGTATAAAAAACGTGATTAATCTTGGAGAACTTTTAATGTCTCAAAATGTGGCAGTTTTAACAGGCATGTATACACTTTATTTATGTCTAGGCAAAAGAGCTTTGTAGACATCGTTAATGTATTTTATGACAAGTCATAGTTATGATAAGGTAAAAAAATTGCAGAACAGATATCTGGAATTGAAATCTTGACTACTTCCATTCTCAAATGGAAGTATGCATTCCATATCAAGTTCTTCTAGGGCTGAGAATTGGACTCTGGTGAGTGTGAGGCATGACTATGTGATAAATGGCTATATTAGAATACTATTATATTATGATTTGAAGAATATTTTATATTGAAATTTTCTGTTAATGCAGTACAGGTAATGACAATCATCTGTGGTCTCGATTCTGTTTAGATTACACAGAGTTTAGCTTTAAAATAATGATTGTAtctatctctctttttttttttttttgcattgcattgcattgcattgcattgcattgctttGCATTGCTTTGCATTGCATAAAGAAATTAGACAAGCTTAGCCTATACGTATATGATCGATGGATTCATGACAAAACCGCTTGGCATTGGCTACATAACGATGCCTGTCTGATAAATCACGTGATTGTAAGAAAACCTTATATATTGGGTTGCCAAGTGCTTTGAAGCTGGGATAACTGTTTCTAATTGTTTGCCTAATATTTATTCCCCCCGCCCCCAACGGTGTAAAGATGAACATTCCTAGAATTGTATTGGactgaatatatttttatattttacctaatttttcattaaaaactgTGTTAGATTATGAgtttcaggatttttctgaaaacacaTGGCAACCCTAGACCGTGTTTTGTTTTTGCAGAACAGAGACAGAGCAACACGCGTCAAAATCTAAAAACCACGCCCATCGGAGGGGGAAAACAATCCAACGCTCAGTGCTCTTTGACTGGTGGAAGCTGCCTCCTGTTATTTCTGATTTATAACAAAAGACAGAGCAATGTCTAAAAGCCATGTGACaatgtgtacagtaaacaagctttAAAAACCTAGAACTAAGTTTTATAAGCTGAAGACACAAAAGTTGAGCGCAACGTGtcatattactctgagaactTTGCCAAATGGATGGAAACTTAACCGCGACAggaaacaattattatttttaaccatgtcaaaggattatttcaccatcTTATGTAAACCTGAGATGAGGATATATACCGAGAAACTTAATTGTATTAGTCGATGTCAGTGCTGCTTTTCCTTACCTTCTTTTTGTTATAAATTATCCAACTGAATGGCTCCACGTGAAACACCCTGACATTCACAACTATCTGTCCTTAAACGCTCGTTTTTTGGGGGGGTCGACAGCTTATGAAAACATAGTTCTGCATGTTTAGCTTGTTTAGTGTCACATAACAGCTTTtaaacattgttctgttttttttttttttttttttgtaagtcaGAAATTACAAAAAGGCACTTACCCGCAATGCAAAGTCAATGGAGAGATTGGATTGTTTTTCCCATGGATTGTATTTTTTGGGGGGAGGGGGCGTGGCCTAAACGCGCTCTGTCTCTTTACATAAGACGTGGATCTGACTTGCTttcacaacaacaaaaaaggaaCTCATTGTCTCGATGGAATCTGTGGTAAAAATGAAGCCCTTTATTTGGGGTATTTTGCTTATGCATGGTAAGACTTTTTGTTTACTACATTCGTGTCTCTTTTAGTCAACAATAATCCTCGTGAATGTTTGCACAGTTTTGTAGCCTACCAGTTTTAAAATTAATGGCGCTGAGGTTCACTTCCTTGAAAGTGAGACCGAGTAGCAAAGTGAAAGTAGCAACGAGTTTTTTTTCTGCGTCAGCAGTATTTATTTAGCTTCCACATTGATGCGGTTATATGTTAATCGAAGTTTTGTTGAAATATCGCCTGGGCTTCGAAAACATACCTAATATATATGTTGTTAATCTATGTATTATTTATGCTTGGACTGGCGTAAGTTTAATtggtgtttgttttattttattttttcttgtttgtttaCATACCAGTCGCGTTGTGGGTGGGCCTACTGGGCCTGGGCCCACCCACTTGCGCTTGGGCCCACCCTGAGTAAGTGTTTTGTTAGGACACAGATGTTTAGCTACTCTGTTCGAAATGCAGGTTTTGGTTAttagccagttttttttttttttccttattctAAATGCTTGTCCGTTGATTTGAATATGAATGTACTTCACCTGTGTATTAACATTCTCACACATGCTATTTAACTTTGAACATTCATTCCATTCAAAAttgttcatgttaattttatTCAGCGTATTGAAAGctggagaaaaacaaaacaaaacaacaacgtTGAGAAGTGGATCTGACATTTTCTTCCTGTTTCATTTTATTCCGGTAAAGAATAACGTGTTCCGAATGGAACGGTCAGGGAATTAACAGTGCGTGCGCCGCTGCTGTAAATGGAGTTTACCAAATATTCTCTATCGTTCTGCCCGTAATGTTCACAATCCAAAGATAGGGAAAAGGAGTTTAACTTTGCTAAAGTTTGTGTATACCTGcttgttatatacattttatattgaagATACTGACTCGTTAAATTAAGGCCGACCCAAAATTACTACGGCCCATCCAAAGATTAAATCCTGGTGCCGCGGctacacactatatatatattcatacatTATATTTAGAAAAGAATGTATAATTTCAGGTTCAATTAAAGTTGAGCTTCATAGACAGCATGTGGccacaaaaaaattatttagactCATTTCTGTGAATATGTCTTTACCATAGTATTTGGTGGGAATAGCAAAAACTTTACTCAATTTGAAATAGACTTTGGTTCTCACTATAAACCCACTTCCCAATATGCATTATAAATGCACATACTGACTCAGAAGTTTCCTTTATATTTTGTTCCACTATCTCAGATGGGATCTATAATTACCTCTTCATTTATTCTCCAGGTGTATCTGGTTTTGATGCAGACAGCACCGAGATGGAGGGAAATTCAGTAATTCTACTCACTAAtgttaaaacaaatcaaggagacAGAATTAGATGGTATTTTAATAACACTCGAATCGCTCAAATCAGTGGTGATATCAGAAAGATCTGTACAGATGTTCAGTGTAATGAAGGTAAtgagagattcagagacagactgaagctggatcgtcagactggatctctgaccatcatgaacaccagaaccacagactctggacttTATTATCAAGAGACCATAATCAGTGGCACCGTCAGTGAAAAGATCTTCAATGTCACGATCACTGGTGAATCCTCATTTAAAGCAATTTGTATTTGTTTGAATCCCATCAATTTATTGTGTTTATG from Garra rufa chromosome 7, GarRuf1.0, whole genome shotgun sequence includes these protein-coding regions:
- the LOC141339277 gene encoding uncharacterized protein isoform X1, which produces MESVVKMKPFIWGILLMHGVSGFDADSTEMEGNSVILLTNVKTNQGDRIRWYFNNTRIAQISGDIRKICTDVQCNEGNERFRDRLKLDRQTGSLTIMNTRTTDSGLYYQETIISGTVSEKIFNVTITGHSGSEAVQMARKWSMWSKGASDTLDNGEAKINGSDGRDEAHVLPAVKSSTLKQSSSNRNTKVAVGTLLAIAAVAAAVGLICFLRKRKQKINNRQISGGTREICDETKFRNKLMPGEKIGSDEI
- the LOC141339277 gene encoding uncharacterized protein isoform X2, whose protein sequence is MESVVKMKPFIWGILLMHGVSGFDADSTEMEGNSVILLTNVKTNQGDRIRWYFNNTRIAQISGDIRKICTDVQCNEGNERFRDRLKLDRQTGSLTIMNTRTTDSGLYYQETIISGTVSEKIFNVTITGHSGSEAVQMARKWSMWSKGASDTLDNGEAKINGSDGRDEAHVLPGQISGGTREICDETKFRNKLMPGEKIGSDEI